From a single Bacteroidia bacterium genomic region:
- a CDS encoding ABC transporter permease: MKFFLQRLFQGILVIWGIVTLLFLIFYTLGDPAEYLVGDQADEATKTAIREKYGLDRPLPVQYILYLNDLSPLGINENGHWAIKFPNPGRSYQTNAPVSGMIASRMEGTLILAGVSIIFASVAGIFLGIISALKYNTWWDRTILSVSVLGISAPSFFMGVLIAWLFAVKLRGITGLNVSGHIFEENIFSPGRTIILKNLLLPAVALGIRPLAVFIQLTRSSMLEVLSTDYIRTAKAKGLSAQNVLLRHALRNALNPVMTAVTGWLASLLAGAFFIEYIFDWQGIGKLTIDALNTNDFPVILGCAMTIGVIFVAASILTDVLYALLDPRIRIS; encoded by the coding sequence GTGAAATTTTTCCTTCAACGGCTTTTCCAGGGAATCCTGGTCATATGGGGAATCGTAACTCTCCTGTTCCTGATTTTTTATACACTGGGTGATCCGGCAGAATACCTTGTAGGTGACCAGGCCGACGAAGCTACAAAAACTGCCATCCGGGAAAAATACGGATTAGACCGACCGCTGCCCGTTCAATATATTCTTTACCTCAACGATCTCTCGCCTTTGGGTATCAATGAAAACGGACATTGGGCAATCAAATTTCCCAACCCTGGCCGCTCATACCAGACCAATGCCCCGGTAAGTGGTATGATCGCCTCAAGAATGGAAGGAACGCTTATTCTCGCGGGAGTATCTATTATCTTTGCCTCTGTTGCCGGAATATTTTTGGGGATCATTTCCGCACTGAAATACAATACCTGGTGGGACAGGACCATCCTTTCTGTTTCTGTATTGGGAATTTCTGCGCCATCTTTTTTTATGGGGGTACTCATTGCCTGGCTTTTTGCAGTCAAGCTCAGAGGGATCACCGGGTTGAATGTAAGCGGCCATATTTTTGAGGAAAATATTTTTTCCCCTGGCAGAACGATCATTCTAAAAAATCTGCTCCTCCCCGCAGTAGCCCTGGGCATACGCCCCCTCGCAGTTTTTATCCAGCTCACGCGCAGCAGCATGCTGGAAGTTTTAAGTACCGATTATATCCGCACAGCGAAGGCGAAAGGTCTTTCTGCCCAAAATGTCTTACTTCGCCACGCCCTTCGCAATGCGCTCAACCCTGTCATGACAGCGGTCACAGGTTGGCTTGCCTCTCTGCTTGCCGGTGCTTTTTTTATCGAATACATTTTCGACTGGCAGGGAATAGGAAAACTCACCATTGATGCACTCAATACTAACGATTTCCCCGTTATTCTGGGATGTGCCATGACAATCGGGGTGATATTTGTAGCGGCCAGTATCCTGACAGATGTCTTATATGCACTCCTTGATCCGAGGATACGGATATCCTGA
- a CDS encoding DUF92 domain-containing protein produces MTGGALAIGVFVILSYLSGKIDLPGSLVGGVIAMGIFMGGGFFLLGLLLVFFVLGSLASHWRKAEKQKMGLAQESGGKRSVRHAISNGGVAGLCGLMAWLLPEYATVFVVMTAASLAAATSDTLSSELGNVYGRRFIDLIGMKPGQRGNDGVVSLEGSLFGIAGSGVIAGLFGFTHSWDAAVVVIFLAGIAGNIVDTLLGGTLQRAGHLTNDLVNFGCTVSSAVFAGMFLSV; encoded by the coding sequence ATGACCGGCGGCGCACTGGCAATCGGTGTGTTTGTGATCCTGAGTTATTTATCAGGGAAAATTGATCTGCCGGGGAGCCTGGTTGGAGGTGTGATTGCTATGGGCATTTTTATGGGAGGCGGTTTTTTTCTGTTGGGTCTGCTGCTGGTATTTTTTGTACTGGGTTCATTGGCGTCCCACTGGCGGAAAGCTGAAAAGCAGAAGATGGGTCTTGCACAGGAGAGCGGCGGAAAACGATCGGTACGGCACGCGATATCCAATGGAGGCGTAGCGGGTCTGTGTGGGTTAATGGCCTGGCTCTTGCCGGAATACGCCACAGTATTTGTGGTGATGACGGCTGCGAGCCTGGCGGCTGCTACTTCTGACACCCTTTCGTCTGAGCTGGGTAATGTGTATGGTCGGCGATTTATTGACCTTATTGGCATGAAACCAGGGCAGCGGGGCAATGATGGTGTGGTAAGTCTGGAGGGAAGTCTTTTTGGAATAGCGGGTAGCGGTGTGATTGCGGGGTTATTTGGTTTTACCCATTCATGGGATGCGGCGGTGGTTGTAATTTTTCTGGCGGGAATTGCCGGGAATATTGTGGATACCTTGTTAGGTGGCACTTTACAGCGGGCGGGCCATCTGACCAATGATCTCGTCAATTTTGGATGTACAGTTTCGTCGGCAGTTTTTGCAGGGATGTTTCTTTCTGTATGA
- a CDS encoding choice-of-anchor B family protein: MHKHSLISLSGLVFLIFFSLISFGQIPQNLSLSGHLSYPKPLNDIWGYTDSSGHEYALVGTFDGLSIVDLANPSDPQEIHFVPGENSIWRDMKTFQHYVYVSNETGRGTLIVDLSGLPQTISWKDTVLQGVNTIHNLWIADGFLYESGFNSTGGFRIFDLNPDPWNPVYVGQYNPRYVHDVYVRGNLAYSAEIYDGLLSIVDVSVKNAPQEISNTDWINSFTHNTWLNDSGTVCFTTDELNNAYIYAWDVSDPTDVRQLDRIRSSLSKGKAAPHNVHVLNDYLITSYYADGIHLVDASRPNNLVEIGYFDTSPRTGPGLVGCWGAYPFLPSGLILATDMEYGLYVLQPQYIRASHLEGLITEATTGIPLPGVEIEIVGPGILDYSTTSGNYAMGSTESGAFSVIYAKPGYAREIRTVILTNGQLTVQNVQMTPAAPVTLSITILEEGTNSPLADADIEITSPSDTFIYKTDNNGQVQIANFTSGGYKIIAGKWGYQSADLRADINPGSPSLTFYLARGYYDDFTFDFHWSAFATAQKGNWVRDIPKATFNLGHIYNPDDDSPHDLGRKAYITGNQGGNALNDDVQNGTTILLSPNMDFSSYIDPVIKFDWWMANHDISGLPGNDTLIAELILGGSLYEVARFSGYRSYWDTASIRIRDYGPLGPTNFIRFKIAETSPEHITEAGIDFFRVMETATTGLTDEYKPVHLKLYPVPVSDWLSITCDLPSSESRDLHFSIWNVQGKKLADFPLYPHQNHWAVPFDLPSGIYLGTLESEGRRMAAQKIVKY; the protein is encoded by the coding sequence ATGCACAAACACTCGTTGATCTCGCTGTCAGGACTGGTTTTTCTGATCTTTTTTTCACTGATAAGCTTTGGGCAAATACCCCAAAATCTCTCCCTCTCCGGACATCTCTCATACCCCAAACCCCTCAATGACATCTGGGGTTATACCGACAGTTCCGGACACGAATACGCACTGGTTGGAACTTTTGACGGTTTGTCCATTGTCGATCTCGCCAACCCATCTGACCCTCAGGAAATTCACTTCGTACCTGGGGAAAACTCTATCTGGAGGGATATGAAAACTTTTCAACACTATGTTTATGTTTCCAATGAAACCGGCAGGGGTACGCTCATTGTCGACCTTTCCGGCCTTCCTCAAACTATTTCATGGAAAGATACTGTTTTGCAAGGGGTTAACACCATTCACAACCTGTGGATTGCGGATGGATTTTTATACGAATCAGGTTTTAACTCTACTGGTGGCTTCCGCATATTTGATCTTAACCCCGACCCGTGGAATCCTGTCTATGTCGGACAATATAATCCTCGTTATGTTCACGATGTCTATGTTCGCGGCAATCTCGCCTATTCGGCTGAAATTTATGATGGGTTACTTTCAATCGTTGATGTTTCTGTAAAAAATGCTCCGCAGGAAATCTCCAATACAGACTGGATCAATTCTTTTACTCATAACACATGGCTCAATGACTCCGGTACGGTTTGTTTTACTACCGATGAACTCAATAATGCGTATATCTACGCTTGGGACGTTTCTGATCCTACTGACGTAAGACAACTGGATCGTATCCGATCCTCCCTCAGCAAAGGAAAAGCAGCACCTCATAATGTGCATGTTCTCAATGACTATCTCATTACCTCTTATTATGCCGACGGCATACACCTTGTCGATGCTTCCCGCCCCAACAATCTTGTAGAAATTGGCTACTTCGATACCTCTCCCCGTACTGGACCCGGATTGGTGGGCTGCTGGGGTGCCTATCCTTTTCTACCCTCAGGACTTATTCTCGCAACCGATATGGAATATGGCCTGTATGTCCTTCAACCCCAATATATCAGGGCTTCACATCTTGAAGGGCTGATTACCGAAGCGACCACAGGAATCCCTTTGCCAGGGGTAGAGATCGAAATTGTTGGCCCGGGAATACTCGATTATTCCACGACCTCCGGCAACTATGCAATGGGCTCCACAGAATCAGGTGCATTTTCTGTTATCTACGCGAAACCCGGCTATGCCAGAGAAATCAGAACGGTGATCCTTACAAATGGTCAACTCACAGTTCAAAATGTACAGATGACACCGGCTGCTCCGGTTACTCTTTCTATTACCATTTTGGAGGAAGGGACAAATTCTCCTTTGGCAGATGCAGATATTGAAATCACCTCACCCTCAGACACATTTATATATAAGACAGATAACAACGGACAAGTCCAAATCGCCAACTTTACCAGCGGCGGTTATAAAATCATTGCCGGAAAATGGGGATACCAATCTGCAGACCTGAGAGCAGACATAAACCCGGGATCTCCGTCGTTGACATTCTATCTTGCTCGTGGTTACTATGATGATTTCACTTTCGATTTTCACTGGTCGGCTTTCGCCACTGCTCAAAAAGGCAACTGGGTAAGAGATATTCCCAAGGCTACTTTTAACCTGGGACATATCTACAACCCTGACGACGATTCGCCCCATGACCTTGGCAGAAAAGCTTATATTACAGGTAACCAGGGTGGAAATGCATTAAATGACGATGTGCAGAATGGGACGACAATTTTGCTTTCTCCTAATATGGACTTTTCCTCCTATATCGATCCGGTCATAAAATTTGACTGGTGGATGGCCAATCACGATATATCCGGCCTACCTGGTAATGATACCCTGATCGCAGAACTGATCCTGGGTGGTTCGCTGTATGAAGTTGCCAGGTTTTCGGGCTACCGGTCTTACTGGGATACCGCTTCCATACGTATTCGTGACTATGGACCGCTGGGCCCAACAAACTTTATCCGCTTCAAAATCGCTGAAACATCTCCCGAACACATCACCGAAGCGGGAATAGATTTTTTCAGGGTAATGGAAACCGCAACCACAGGCCTTACTGATGAATACAAACCGGTACATCTGAAGTTATATCCTGTGCCGGTGTCTGACTGGCTTTCTATTACCTGTGATTTGCCTTCATCAGAATCCAGGGATCTTCACTTTTCCATTTGGAATGTGCAGGGGAAAAAACTGGCCGATTTCCCGCTTTATCCTCACCAAAACCACTGGGCGGTTCCCTTTGATTTGCCTTCCGGAATATACCTCGGCACACTGGAGTCAGAGGGAAGAAGAATGGCAGCGCAAAAAATAGTGAAATATTAA
- a CDS encoding DUF1599 domain-containing protein, which translates to MIAICRELFVKKTMDYGPSWSILRMPSVTDQIYIKAERIRSLQETNINKVGESMEGEFIAIVNYCIIALILLGKKETPDMEIPDDVVQLSSLYDQKAEFAFRIMSNKNHDYGEAWRKMRVSSITDLILMKIFRLKQMEDQEGKLLVSEGPAANYVDMLVYAVFSLIKMWEAEGKL; encoded by the coding sequence GTGATTGCTATCTGCAGAGAGTTGTTTGTCAAAAAAACAATGGACTATGGGCCGTCATGGTCTATTCTCCGGATGCCTTCCGTAACAGACCAGATCTATATTAAAGCCGAACGGATCCGTTCTCTGCAGGAAACCAATATCAATAAGGTAGGCGAAAGTATGGAGGGTGAGTTTATCGCCATCGTCAACTATTGCATTATCGCGCTGATTTTGCTGGGGAAAAAAGAAACTCCCGATATGGAGATTCCTGACGACGTAGTGCAGCTGAGCAGCCTGTATGACCAGAAAGCGGAATTTGCCTTTCGCATCATGTCCAATAAAAATCACGACTACGGTGAGGCCTGGCGGAAAATGCGGGTTTCATCCATCACCGACTTGATTTTGATGAAGATTTTCAGACTCAAGCAGATGGAAGATCAGGAAGGAAAGCTGCTCGTATCAGAAGGGCCTGCCGCCAACTATGTGGATATGCTGGTTTATGCGGTATTTTCTTTAATAAAAATGTGGGAAGCAGAGGGTAAACTCTGA
- a CDS encoding OmpA family protein, which produces MKNLRHLLLLMFLSSTIFGYAQDEDKYKNIRKQDYDQKDQYEDGDYLFPPQPKNNWSVGVKGGAAFISGDVKAQPGAGFALDVRKALGHVFSLRLEASAGQPTGLNYQPTQGYKGHNGNPWNTTYFNGGVSAIDGSNIAPYVYYNYRMRYGDLTLQGLVNLNNINFYKEQSQWNIYAAAGIGGMAYNTKVDAGSGPGVDPYDFSSVTAIPMTGNNGLFKIDGRRQRLDQLRSIVDFDYETPAEGHRDETGLSLKGDNYVVNPVVTGALGLRYRLGRRVELELEHRIAWTNDDLLDGQRWQEAGGGLGTVSPLTRDFDLYSHTTLGIHFRIGPGEEALWWSNPLTEVYSSAQEAREIVKKLTDDSDNDGIPDLYDKEPDTPEGSPVDGQGRTLDSDNDGYPDSEDDEPFTPKGCQVDRNGVALDADNDGVPDCFDKEPNSPPGMYYDAKGVAIQIPSSATGGASASANSPCLLPIIHFELDKDNVKPEFYPELYYIAQVMKANTSLKVRATGYTDVRNTDTYNKDLSMRRVRNTVDFLVSTYGIDPNRFVTDYQGESNTVIKNLPDNYSDKRLEPLHYVNRRVEFECIQE; this is translated from the coding sequence ATGAAAAATTTAAGACATCTCCTTTTGTTGATGTTCCTTAGCTCTACTATTTTTGGGTACGCCCAGGACGAAGACAAGTACAAGAATATCAGAAAGCAAGACTACGATCAAAAAGATCAGTACGAAGATGGTGACTATCTTTTCCCACCTCAACCCAAAAACAACTGGTCGGTGGGTGTGAAAGGTGGTGCCGCCTTCATCTCTGGTGATGTTAAGGCTCAACCAGGCGCTGGTTTTGCACTTGACGTTCGCAAAGCACTGGGGCACGTGTTTTCTCTTCGCCTTGAAGCCAGTGCTGGTCAGCCTACAGGTCTCAATTATCAGCCTACTCAGGGTTATAAAGGACACAATGGCAACCCATGGAATACCACTTACTTCAATGGAGGTGTAAGCGCCATCGATGGTAGTAATATCGCACCTTATGTTTATTACAACTATCGGATGCGTTATGGAGACCTTACTCTTCAGGGTCTTGTAAACCTCAACAATATCAACTTCTACAAAGAACAAAGCCAGTGGAATATTTATGCCGCTGCAGGTATTGGTGGAATGGCCTACAATACAAAAGTTGATGCAGGTAGCGGTCCTGGTGTGGATCCTTACGATTTCTCTTCTGTAACGGCTATCCCCATGACCGGCAACAATGGTCTCTTTAAAATTGACGGACGCCGTCAGCGCCTGGACCAGCTCAGAAGCATTGTAGATTTTGACTATGAAACTCCGGCAGAAGGTCATAGAGACGAAACGGGTCTTTCCTTAAAAGGAGACAACTATGTGGTCAACCCTGTAGTAACCGGCGCGCTCGGTCTTCGTTACCGCCTGGGCAGAAGAGTAGAACTGGAACTTGAACACCGCATTGCGTGGACCAATGATGACCTCCTTGATGGTCAGCGCTGGCAGGAAGCTGGTGGTGGTTTAGGCACAGTCTCTCCGCTTACCCGCGATTTTGACCTCTACAGCCATACAACGCTGGGTATTCACTTCCGCATAGGCCCCGGTGAAGAAGCCCTCTGGTGGAGCAACCCGCTCACAGAAGTGTATAGCAGCGCACAGGAAGCCCGTGAAATCGTCAAAAAACTGACTGATGACAGCGACAACGACGGTATTCCGGATCTCTATGACAAAGAACCTGATACCCCCGAAGGTAGCCCCGTCGATGGTCAGGGTCGTACACTTGACAGCGACAACGATGGCTATCCTGACAGTGAAGATGATGAGCCCTTCACACCTAAAGGTTGCCAGGTTGACCGCAATGGCGTAGCACTTGATGCCGACAATGACGGTGTACCCGATTGTTTCGACAAAGAGCCCAACTCACCTCCCGGAATGTACTATGATGCAAAAGGTGTAGCTATCCAGATTCCTAGTTCTGCTACAGGTGGTGCTTCTGCAAGTGCAAACTCTCCTTGTCTGCTGCCAATCATTCACTTCGAACTCGATAAAGACAATGTTAAGCCTGAATTCTACCCTGAACTGTACTATATCGCTCAGGTTATGAAGGCCAACACTTCACTCAAAGTCCGTGCTACCGGTTATACCGATGTCCGTAACACCGATACTTACAACAAAGATCTTTCCATGCGCCGTGTGAGAAACACCGTTGACTTCCTCGTAAGTACTTATGGAATTGATCCTAACCGTTTTGTAACTGACTATCAGGGTGAATCCAATACAGTTATTAAAAATCTTCCTGACAATTATTCTGATAAGCGTCTGGAGCCTCTCCACTACGTAAACAGGAGAGTTGAATTCGAATGTATTCAGGAATAG
- a CDS encoding DoxX family protein — protein MSTYQIIGLFGLGLGLASAVVLYMEYFRLFPMKQKLLYGLGMAMGLLFLYLGVTGVIGSPKAIEAYVNSGDPFPGGLTLNFLWALVGGLLIFFSVWLAGKAQNKLGVGQSLSWESLPVSFIFIWLIRIYIGLLFLYSGFVKANDYIGFAYKLEEYFLVFGSHFPVFKGFFGFFVPFAEPMAWFISVFELVLAVAILTGYRMNLTAWLTLLMMIFFTALTAYSHLTGAVTDCGCFGDALKIEPWESFTKDVILMVMLIPVFLVRKTITAIPSSRIAAILTGVTFLVSGVYSWYCHENLPIVDYRAYKIGVDLKVCTTQMTADGYPKCKDWSFADEEMLLIDVYRLLPETDSVRIKTGKAYEITPTNIFSGPTLLIVTQNINHAEESAMRASAGLSEALKGSGISVVGATATGYSDMEKLIPLYALSYPFVFMDETVLKTIVRSHPGYVLMNDGVIVKKWHYNNIPSAQEVQNLLGK, from the coding sequence ATGAGTACATATCAGATTATCGGATTATTTGGACTGGGCTTAGGGCTTGCCTCAGCAGTAGTATTATATATGGAGTATTTCCGGTTGTTTCCGATGAAACAAAAGCTACTGTATGGACTGGGAATGGCTATGGGACTGTTGTTTTTATATCTGGGTGTTACCGGTGTGATTGGATCACCCAAAGCCATTGAAGCTTATGTCAACAGTGGCGATCCTTTTCCCGGCGGGCTTACCCTCAATTTTCTTTGGGCCCTGGTGGGGGGATTACTCATATTTTTTTCTGTTTGGCTGGCGGGCAAAGCACAAAACAAACTCGGTGTGGGGCAGTCGTTGAGTTGGGAATCGCTTCCCGTTTCTTTTATTTTTATCTGGCTGATACGGATTTATATCGGACTACTTTTCCTGTATTCAGGCTTTGTCAAAGCCAATGACTATATAGGATTTGCCTATAAGCTGGAGGAGTATTTTTTGGTTTTTGGTTCTCACTTTCCGGTCTTTAAAGGATTTTTTGGATTTTTTGTTCCTTTTGCCGAGCCAATGGCCTGGTTTATCAGTGTATTTGAGTTGGTACTTGCTGTGGCGATTCTCACCGGCTACCGTATGAATCTGACAGCATGGCTTACCTTGTTGATGATGATATTTTTCACAGCACTCACGGCTTATTCACACCTTACAGGAGCGGTGACAGACTGCGGTTGCTTTGGAGATGCGCTGAAGATCGAGCCCTGGGAGTCTTTTACCAAAGATGTTATTCTGATGGTCATGCTGATTCCTGTATTTTTGGTACGAAAAACTATTACGGCAATACCATCCAGTCGGATTGCAGCTATTTTGACAGGGGTTACTTTTTTGGTTTCAGGGGTTTATTCCTGGTATTGCCATGAAAACCTTCCGATCGTAGACTATCGTGCATACAAAATCGGGGTTGACCTTAAAGTCTGTACAACCCAAATGACTGCCGACGGCTACCCCAAGTGTAAGGACTGGAGTTTTGCGGATGAGGAAATGCTATTAATAGATGTATATCGCTTATTGCCGGAAACGGATTCGGTGCGGATCAAAACCGGTAAAGCATATGAAATTACGCCTACCAATATCTTCTCAGGGCCTACGCTTCTGATTGTTACACAAAATATTAATCATGCAGAAGAATCAGCGATGAGGGCCAGTGCCGGGCTTTCGGAAGCACTGAAAGGATCGGGGATATCTGTCGTTGGAGCGACTGCAACCGGGTACTCAGATATGGAGAAGTTGATTCCCCTGTACGCGCTTTCGTATCCGTTTGTATTTATGGATGAAACAGTGTTAAAGACGATTGTTCGCTCACATCCCGGTTATGTCTTGATGAATGACGGCGTAATTGTGAAAAAATGGCATTACAACAATATACCTTCGGCACAGGAAGTGCAGAATTTGTTGGGCAAATAG
- the folP gene encoding dihydropteroate synthase has translation MGILNLTPDSFSDGGRFTKPDAALAQVERMLQEGASIIDIGGYSTRPFAEDISPEEELKRVETITGMIIDRFPEAIISIDSFRVKVAKAMIEQGAHIVNDVFAGRDSEEMMRMVAGYGNVPYIMMHMKGTPQNMQKAPQYESVVAEVLTFFTERLSMARRLGIVDVVLDPGFGFGKTLHHNYQLLEGLNDLTSLDTPLLAGISRKSMIYKFFHTDPGDVLEITTALHLKVLEKGAGILRVHDVKAAARIIQLFGYLKEHGII, from the coding sequence ATGGGTATTCTCAATCTTACGCCGGATAGTTTTTCAGACGGAGGGCGATTTACCAAACCAGATGCAGCACTGGCACAGGTAGAACGGATGTTGCAGGAGGGCGCTTCGATTATTGATATCGGAGGGTATTCGACCCGGCCATTTGCAGAAGATATCAGCCCGGAAGAGGAATTAAAGCGGGTGGAAACGATAACAGGAATGATTATCGACCGTTTTCCGGAAGCGATTATATCCATCGACAGCTTTCGGGTGAAAGTAGCAAAAGCGATGATTGAACAGGGCGCACATATCGTCAATGATGTTTTTGCGGGTAGAGATTCCGAAGAAATGATGAGAATGGTAGCTGGATACGGCAATGTGCCGTATATTATGATGCATATGAAGGGAACCCCGCAAAATATGCAGAAAGCCCCGCAGTATGAATCAGTAGTAGCTGAGGTTTTGACATTTTTTACAGAAAGACTGAGCATGGCCCGAAGACTGGGAATCGTCGATGTGGTATTGGATCCGGGATTTGGATTTGGGAAAACCCTCCATCACAACTATCAGTTGCTTGAAGGGCTAAACGATCTGACAAGTCTGGACACGCCCTTGCTGGCAGGTATTTCCAGAAAATCCATGATCTACAAGTTCTTTCATACAGATCCTGGGGATGTATTGGAAATCACAACCGCCCTTCACCTGAAAGTACTAGAAAAAGGGGCCGGCATTTTGCGGGTACACGATGTAAAAGCCGCAGCCCGGATTATTCAGCTATTTGGTTACTTAAAAGAGCATGGAATTATTTAA
- a CDS encoding diadenylate cyclase, which produces MELFKIGFITVRLVDIIDISIVAFLLYKLYENLRGSLAVRVTSLIISVFLIWKLVDLLNFRLLGTILDEFLGLGAIAIVIIFAPEIRRFLSVISKNTLIDRIMRQVTSRTESDSTYREVVEALKSLRASGNGALIILVGSNPLSEIQETGDRLDANITARLIYSIFQKESPLHDGAMILQNNRISAVRCILPISKNPKIDPELGLRHRSALGVTEISDSLAIVVSEERRELSIALEGELARNIDYQEIESAISKHFQQMATR; this is translated from the coding sequence ATGGAATTATTTAAGATTGGGTTTATCACCGTACGGCTCGTGGATATAATAGATATTTCCATCGTAGCCTTTCTCCTATACAAATTATATGAAAATCTCAGAGGCAGCCTTGCGGTAAGGGTCACCAGTCTGATTATTTCAGTTTTTTTAATTTGGAAGCTGGTTGATCTGTTAAATTTTCGGCTTTTGGGTACAATTCTCGACGAGTTTCTGGGCCTGGGAGCCATTGCGATTGTCATCATCTTTGCACCGGAAATCAGAAGGTTTCTGTCTGTGATCAGTAAAAATACTTTGATAGACCGGATCATGCGACAAGTAACGTCCCGGACAGAGTCAGACAGTACATATCGGGAAGTTGTAGAAGCGCTAAAAAGCCTCCGTGCATCAGGCAATGGGGCATTAATCATTCTGGTAGGAAGCAATCCTTTGTCTGAAATACAGGAAACCGGCGACAGACTGGATGCCAATATCACTGCCCGGCTGATCTATTCCATATTTCAGAAAGAAAGTCCGCTGCATGATGGCGCCATGATATTGCAAAACAACCGAATCTCTGCTGTAAGGTGTATTTTGCCTATCAGCAAAAATCCAAAGATCGATCCTGAGCTGGGATTGAGGCATCGTTCGGCATTGGGCGTTACGGAAATCAGCGATTCACTCGCGATTGTCGTCTCAGAAGAAAGAAGGGAATTGTCCATCGCGCTGGAAGGTGAGCTGGCACGAAATATTGACTACCAGGAGATAGAATCCGCTATCAGTAAACACTTCCAGCAGATGGCCACAAGGTAG
- a CDS encoding muconolactone Delta-isomerase family protein: MDEINLYHQYLVDIELPETLTPEFMSLIPEQRAQVNELMNEGTILSYTLALDRSRLWVIIVARSEEEVDEVLDSMPIMEFSFATIHELMFHETNARELPRISLN; this comes from the coding sequence ATGGACGAAATCAATCTCTATCATCAATACTTGGTGGATATTGAACTCCCGGAGACGCTTACGCCGGAGTTCATGTCACTCATTCCCGAACAGCGCGCACAGGTGAATGAACTGATGAATGAGGGAACTATATTAAGCTATACGCTGGCACTTGACCGCTCGCGTCTTTGGGTGATTATCGTCGCCCGCTCAGAAGAGGAAGTGGATGAAGTCCTTGACAGTATGCCGATTATGGAGTTTTCATTTGCCACCATTCACGAATTGATGTTTCACGAAACCAACGCACGGGAATTACCCCGCATTTCGTTGAACTAA
- a CDS encoding YegS/Rv2252/BmrU family lipid kinase has translation MKTLFLINPGSGRKRDSGKTIKIIRDVYQQADAPFEIQLIDFPNLDQTLDKAINNGVDNVFAVGGDGTVNAVGAKLIHKPINFGVIPKGSGNGYARNLGFSINTRLAIEQSLDASPILVDTGLFNHRPFLNVAGVGLEAEVAKHFSLGKNRGFMPYAKSSADRLFGYKPEDYSVSIDGNPFIFNEIMGIAIANGTQWGYDAKISPDSSITDGMLDLIIIHKFPLLMAGLIVGKLFSGQFQDSKYVEVYKARSIDIVRREAGPAQIDGEPVEAGSEISVKIVDKSLHVLLPNTLTDKKIDSL, from the coding sequence ATGAAGACCCTGTTTCTGATTAACCCAGGCTCCGGACGCAAACGCGACTCAGGAAAAACCATTAAAATTATACGCGATGTCTATCAACAGGCAGATGCTCCCTTTGAAATTCAACTGATAGACTTCCCCAACCTCGACCAGACCCTCGATAAGGCCATAAATAATGGCGTGGATAATGTTTTTGCCGTCGGCGGTGATGGTACGGTAAATGCCGTCGGTGCAAAGCTGATTCACAAACCCATCAATTTTGGCGTCATCCCCAAAGGCTCCGGCAATGGATATGCCCGCAACCTCGGTTTCTCAATCAATACCCGGCTGGCCATCGAACAATCGCTCGACGCATCACCGATTTTGGTCGATACCGGCCTCTTCAATCATCGCCCTTTTCTAAATGTCGCCGGAGTAGGACTCGAAGCCGAAGTCGCTAAACATTTTTCTCTGGGCAAAAACAGGGGCTTTATGCCCTACGCCAAAAGCTCTGCTGACAGGCTGTTTGGTTACAAACCAGAAGATTACTCGGTTTCTATTGACGGAAATCCGTTTATCTTTAATGAAATCATGGGCATCGCTATCGCAAATGGAACTCAATGGGGGTATGATGCGAAAATCTCCCCTGACTCCAGTATTACCGACGGTATGCTTGACCTGATCATCATTCACAAATTCCCGCTCCTGATGGCCGGACTCATTGTGGGAAAATTATTTAGCGGCCAGTTTCAGGATTCGAAATATGTCGAAGTGTACAAAGCACGCAGCATTGATATCGTAAGGCGCGAAGCCGGACCAGCCCAGATTGATGGTGAACCTGTCGAAGCTGGCTCCGAAATATCTGTAAAAATTGTAGATAAAAGTTTACACGTACTGTTACCCAATACGCTTACCGACAAAAAGATAGATTCATTGTGA